The region gaaTAGCTGGTGGGGTTGAATAGTGGCACCAGCCCCTTCATAATTTTAGCACCCTGTGTGCACGTCTGGTTAGTCACATTTTTGGGGTTGCAGGTGCAGACGGTTGCATGGGTGCTGTTTCAGGTTGAGCCAGTCACAGGTGTGTTGATGCAGGTGGAGTCAGTCACAGGTGTGTTGTTGCAGATGGAATCAGTCACAGGTGTGTTGTTGCAGGTGGAGTCAGTCACAGGTGTGTTGTTGCAGGTTGAGCCAGTCACAGGTGTGTTGATGCAGGTTGAGCCAGTCACAGGTGTGTTGTTGCAGGTGGAGTCAGTCACAGGTGTGTTGTTGCAGGTGGAGTCAGTCACAGGTGTGTTGTTGCAGGTGGAGTCAGTCACAGGTGTGTTGTTGCAGGTGGAATCAGTCACAGGTGTGTTGTTGCAGGTGGAGCTGGCTCTGTGGGACACGGCAGGTCAGGAGGACTATGACCGGCTTCGTCCTCTCTCCTACCCTGACACCGATGTCATCCTCATGTGCTTCTCCATCGACAGCCCAGACAGTTTGGGTGAGTCCCAGCAGCCCTTTGGTTCTGCTTCCCTGCAAAACCCCACCCTCTGAGCCCCCCTGCCTGCTTTTTCTTAAAACCCCACCCTCTGAGCCCCACTGCCTGCTTTTCCTCAAAACCCCTCGCTCTGATTCCCTCTGCCTGCTTCATGTGGTTGACCTGAGGGATGCGATCTTGTGATTTGACTGAATGATCTGACTGTTGGGTGTGATCTAATTGAAGGTGCTGACACCATGATCAGTGCTGTATCTCCTGTATTGTAGAGAACATTCCAGAGAAGTGGACCCCTGAGGTGAAGCACTTCTGTCCCAATGTTCCCATAATCCTTGTGGGCAACAAGAAGGATCTCCGCAACGATGAACACACACGCCGGGAACTGGCGAAAATGAAACAGGTATCACacttgcacatactgtacacacatacacacaggtgtaCAGACATGCATTTacaatctccctctctctcgcatacacacacctcccacTCTTACCATTGGATAAAAGCTAATGGTAACTAACTCCGTATGTTGCGTTCTTCAGTAGTTCTCatcctctcacccctccccccaacaggAGCCAGTGAAGCAGGAGGAAGGGCGGGATATGGCCAATCGTATCGCAGCTTTCGGCTACATGGAGTgttcagcaaaaacaaaggatggAGTGAGGGAGGTGTTTGAAATGGCCACTAGGGCAGCGCTGCAGGCACGCAGAGGGAAGAAGAGCAACAAATGCCTCCTGCTGTAGAGTGTATAGGAGAGGGTGCACCCCctacagacatgcacattatATGCACATTATACAAGTGCAGTAtgtgcattgtgtttttaatttatataaacacaatgcacatacacccctacagacacacactatacacattcAATgaacatactctcacacatgccctacagtaacacacattatacatatatacatacatccCTAAAGgtacacacattttatacacacagtgggcctcatttatcaaacgTCAGCTgaacaaatttaattttgaatcaTTCGGAAATACATTTACGCAAACAGTTTTTGTATGTCAGTTTGTTCATCTGAACGGATTTCACAAGTGCTCTAAACTGTTTGCATTGTGTGCGTAAATGAAAAGGCATGGTTGTAAAGCCTGCTTTgcatgtttgtgcttttgttctttcatttatcttttattttagttaaaAAAGAGTATCtgaattatttgaataaattatagTTTGACTATATATTGACACATTATAATTGtccaaattatattaaaatcaCAATTGGATTCAATGTTAGAACGGGTCATGCTGCATTTGCGTAATCCTGATTAACCTATTTAATGCTTAATTGC is a window of Anguilla anguilla isolate fAngAng1 chromosome 13, fAngAng1.pri, whole genome shotgun sequence DNA encoding:
- the LOC118210644 gene encoding rho-related GTP-binding protein RhoA-B-like isoform X3 gives rise to the protein MAAIRKKLVIVGDGACGKTCLLIVFSKDQFPEVYVPTVFENYVADIEVDGKQARKWILQVELALWDTAGQEDYDRLRPLSYPDTDVILMCFSIDSPDSLENIPEKWTPEVKHFCPNVPIILVGNKKDLRNDEHTRRELAKMKQEPVKQEEGRDMANRIAAFGYMECSAKTKDGVREVFEMATRAALQARRGKKSNKCLLL
- the LOC118210644 gene encoding rho-related GTP-binding protein RhoA-B-like isoform X1, whose amino-acid sequence is MQVEPVTGVLLQVESVTGVLLQVESVTGVLLQVESVTGVLLQVELALWDTAGQEDYDRLRPLSYPDTDVILMCFSIDSPDSLENIPEKWTPEVKHFCPNVPIILVGNKKDLRNDEHTRRELAKMKQEPVKQEEGRDMANRIAAFGYMECSAKTKDGVREVFEMATRAALQARRGKKSNKCLLL
- the LOC118210644 gene encoding rho-related GTP-binding protein RhoA-B-like isoform X4, with product MAAIRKKLVIVGDGACGKTCLLIVFSKDQFPEVYVPTVFENYVADIEVDGKQVELALWDTAGQEDYDRLRPLSYPDTDVILMCFSIDSPDSLENIPEKWTPEVKHFCPNVPIILVGNKKDLRNDEHTRRELAKMKQEPVKQEEGRDMANRIAAFGYMECSAKTKDGVREVFEMATRAALQARRGKKSNKCLLL
- the LOC118210644 gene encoding rho-related GTP-binding protein RhoA-B-like isoform X2 — protein: MQVEPVTGVLLQVESVTGVLLQVESVTGVLLQVELALWDTAGQEDYDRLRPLSYPDTDVILMCFSIDSPDSLENIPEKWTPEVKHFCPNVPIILVGNKKDLRNDEHTRRELAKMKQEPVKQEEGRDMANRIAAFGYMECSAKTKDGVREVFEMATRAALQARRGKKSNKCLLL